A genomic stretch from Schaalia odontolytica includes:
- a CDS encoding bifunctional riboflavin kinase/FAD synthetase — MNVWYSLSDIPGNEASVVTIGNFDGMHNGHKKVISTCIERAHKLGVDAVAITFDPHPIQVHKPEVGLQLISPLRDRLDAMGAAGLDGTLVAHYDASVYSLEADEFVYEYLVERCGAREVVVGEDFRFGRGNAGTIDTLRELGRRHGFNVITVTDIEAPEGRRWSSSWVRELLAAGDVSGAARVLGHLHRIRGTVCHGFKRGRALGFPTANLSEDVEGVIPADGVYAGWVVRAVPGTQSAEFLPAAISVGTNPQFNGEERTVEAHVLGRSDLNLYGERIAVTFVSRIRPMLSFDSLDGLLTQMDDDLRQTASVLGIGVAGRVDPDSVTAR, encoded by the coding sequence ATGAACGTCTGGTATTCCCTGTCTGACATTCCCGGCAACGAGGCCAGTGTCGTCACCATCGGCAACTTCGATGGCATGCACAACGGACACAAGAAGGTCATCTCCACCTGCATCGAGCGCGCTCACAAGCTCGGCGTCGATGCCGTGGCCATCACCTTCGACCCGCACCCGATCCAGGTCCACAAGCCTGAGGTAGGTCTCCAGCTCATCTCCCCGCTGCGCGACCGACTCGACGCGATGGGCGCTGCCGGACTGGACGGGACGCTCGTCGCCCACTACGACGCGAGCGTCTACAGCCTCGAGGCCGACGAGTTCGTGTACGAATACCTGGTGGAACGCTGCGGTGCGCGCGAGGTCGTCGTCGGTGAAGACTTCCGTTTCGGACGGGGCAACGCGGGGACGATCGACACGCTGCGAGAGCTCGGGCGCCGCCACGGCTTCAACGTCATCACGGTGACCGACATCGAGGCCCCTGAGGGACGTCGCTGGTCCTCATCCTGGGTACGCGAACTCCTGGCGGCTGGTGACGTGTCCGGTGCCGCCCGCGTCCTCGGTCACCTCCACCGAATCCGCGGCACCGTATGCCACGGCTTCAAGAGAGGACGCGCCCTCGGCTTCCCGACGGCGAACCTGTCCGAGGACGTCGAAGGCGTCATCCCTGCCGACGGCGTCTATGCCGGATGGGTAGTGCGCGCCGTGCCGGGCACCCAGTCCGCCGAGTTCCTCCCCGCCGCCATCTCGGTGGGCACAAACCCCCAGTTCAACGGCGAGGAACGCACCGTCGAAGCCCACGTCCTGGGCCGCTCGGACCTCAACCTGTACGGGGAGCGCATCGCGGTGACCTTCGTGTCACGCATCCGCCCCATGCTCTCCTTCGATTCCCTTGACGGACTGCTCACTCAGATGGACGACGACCTGCGTCAGACGGCTTCCGTCCTCGGTATCGGTGTCGCCGGGCGCGTCGATCCGGACTCCGTCACCGCCCGATAG
- the rpsO gene encoding 30S ribosomal protein S15: MPRATNTKEKPVPLSKDVKDQIIAEYATHEGDTGSPEVQIALLTRRIKDLTEHFKTHTHDHHSRRGLLLLVGRRRRLLGYLADIDIERYRSLIERLGLRR, from the coding sequence ATGCCCCGCGCAACGAACACAAAGGAGAAGCCTGTGCCGCTGAGCAAGGACGTCAAGGACCAGATCATCGCCGAGTACGCGACCCACGAGGGCGACACCGGTTCCCCCGAGGTGCAGATCGCGCTGCTGACCCGCCGCATCAAGGATCTGACCGAGCACTTCAAGACCCACACGCACGACCACCACTCTCGTCGTGGCCTGCTCCTGCTGGTCGGCCGTCGTCGCCGTCTGCTGGGTTACCTGGCTGACATCGACATTGAGCGTTACCGTTCGCTGATCGAGCGTCTCGGCCTGCGCCGCTGA
- a CDS encoding polyribonucleotide nucleotidyltransferase: protein MMEGSDIVAAEAIIDNGRFGKRIVRFETGRLAKQAAGSALAYLDDSTTVLSATTVGKNPKDQFDFFPLTVDVEERQYAAGRIPGSFFRREGRAGTEAILAARLIDRPLRPGFVKGLRNEVQVVETVLTIDPDDAYDVLAINAASMSTQIAGLPFTGPIGGTRLALIDGQWVAFPRWSELERSVFNIVVAGRIVTKEDGSEDVAIMMVEAGGGRNEWELIQAGATAPTEDVVADGLEAAKPFIKALCEAQLKVAEKASKETVEFPLFLDYTDEEYAAVEEFAAEKVAQALLTEGKLARDEAVDAVKEEMLEALAERFPESEKALKAAFRSLEKATIRNRTLREEIRMDGRTPRQIRSLSAEVEVLPRVHGSALFQRGETQILGVTTLAMLRMEQQIDNLSPINAKRYMHQYNFAPFSTGEVGRVGSPKRREIGHGDLAERALVPVLPSREEFPYAIRQVSETMGSNGSSSMGSVCASTLSLLQAGVPLRAPVAGIAMGLMTGEVDGVSKAVTLTDILGAEDGFGDMDFKVAGTRDFITALQLDTKLDGIDSQVLRAALAQARDARLAILDLINQAIDGPDEMSPNAPRIITVKVPVDKIGEVIGPKGKMINQIQDETGADVTIEDDGTVYIASSDGASAEAARTMVNQIANPQMPEVGERFVGTVVKTTSFGAFVSLTPGKDGLLHISQVRRLVGGKRIDSVDDVLQVGQQVEVEIAEIGDRGKLSLHAVIDGEAGELEPPEGEQTEQRRERRDRSERRERRPRTRTRRRRDDEREEGASEE, encoded by the coding sequence ATGATGGAAGGCTCCGACATCGTCGCCGCAGAGGCGATTATCGATAACGGCCGTTTCGGCAAGCGTATCGTGCGCTTCGAAACCGGCCGTCTCGCCAAGCAGGCTGCCGGCTCCGCCCTGGCCTACCTGGATGATTCCACCACCGTTCTGTCCGCCACCACGGTGGGCAAGAACCCCAAGGACCAGTTCGACTTCTTCCCGCTGACCGTCGACGTTGAAGAGCGTCAGTACGCTGCGGGTCGCATCCCCGGTTCCTTCTTCCGCCGCGAAGGCCGCGCGGGCACCGAGGCCATCCTGGCCGCCCGCCTCATCGACCGCCCGCTGCGCCCCGGCTTCGTCAAGGGCCTGCGCAACGAGGTCCAGGTCGTTGAGACCGTCCTCACGATCGATCCGGATGACGCCTACGACGTTCTGGCGATCAACGCCGCGTCCATGTCCACCCAGATCGCCGGCCTGCCCTTCACCGGCCCGATCGGTGGTACCCGTCTGGCGCTGATCGACGGCCAGTGGGTCGCCTTCCCGCGCTGGAGCGAGCTTGAGCGTTCCGTGTTCAACATCGTTGTCGCTGGCCGCATCGTCACCAAGGAAGACGGCTCCGAAGATGTCGCGATCATGATGGTCGAGGCCGGCGGCGGCAGGAACGAGTGGGAGCTCATTCAGGCCGGCGCCACCGCTCCCACCGAAGATGTCGTGGCCGACGGCCTCGAGGCCGCCAAGCCCTTCATTAAGGCCCTGTGCGAGGCTCAGCTCAAGGTGGCCGAGAAGGCCTCTAAGGAGACCGTCGAGTTCCCGCTGTTCCTGGACTACACCGACGAAGAGTACGCCGCGGTTGAGGAATTCGCGGCGGAGAAGGTTGCCCAGGCCCTGCTGACCGAGGGCAAGCTCGCCCGTGACGAGGCCGTTGACGCCGTCAAGGAAGAGATGCTCGAGGCTCTGGCCGAGCGCTTCCCCGAGTCGGAGAAGGCCCTCAAGGCTGCGTTCCGTTCGCTCGAGAAGGCCACGATCCGTAACCGCACCCTGCGCGAAGAGATCCGTATGGACGGCCGTACCCCGCGCCAGATCCGTTCGCTCTCTGCCGAGGTCGAGGTCCTGCCCCGCGTGCACGGCTCCGCCCTCTTCCAGCGTGGCGAGACGCAGATCCTGGGCGTGACCACCCTGGCCATGCTGCGCATGGAGCAGCAGATCGACAACCTGTCGCCCATCAACGCCAAGCGTTACATGCACCAGTACAACTTCGCCCCGTTCTCCACGGGCGAGGTCGGCCGCGTCGGCTCCCCGAAGCGCCGCGAGATCGGTCACGGCGACCTGGCTGAGCGCGCCCTGGTTCCCGTCCTGCCCTCGCGCGAGGAGTTCCCCTACGCGATCCGTCAGGTCTCCGAGACCATGGGCTCCAACGGCTCCTCGTCGATGGGCTCCGTCTGCGCCTCGACCCTGTCCCTCCTCCAGGCAGGCGTGCCGCTGCGCGCCCCCGTCGCGGGCATCGCGATGGGCCTCATGACCGGCGAGGTCGACGGCGTGTCCAAGGCCGTCACCCTGACCGACATCCTGGGCGCCGAGGATGGCTTCGGCGACATGGACTTCAAGGTCGCCGGCACCCGCGACTTCATCACGGCCCTGCAGCTGGACACTAAGCTCGACGGCATCGACTCCCAGGTCCTGCGCGCCGCGCTGGCCCAGGCCCGTGACGCTCGCCTGGCGATTCTCGACCTGATCAACCAGGCGATTGACGGCCCGGATGAGATGAGCCCGAACGCTCCTCGCATCATCACCGTCAAGGTCCCCGTCGACAAGATCGGCGAGGTCATCGGCCCCAAGGGCAAGATGATCAACCAGATTCAGGACGAGACCGGCGCTGACGTCACCATCGAGGATGACGGCACCGTCTATATCGCTTCCTCCGACGGTGCCTCCGCCGAGGCCGCCCGCACGATGGTCAACCAGATCGCGAACCCGCAGATGCCCGAGGTCGGCGAGCGCTTCGTCGGCACGGTCGTCAAGACCACGTCCTTCGGTGCCTTCGTGTCGCTGACCCCCGGTAAGGACGGTCTGCTGCACATCTCGCAGGTCCGTCGCCTCGTGGGCGGCAAGCGCATCGACTCCGTGGACGACGTCCTGCAGGTCGGCCAGCAGGTCGAGGTCGAGATCGCTGAGATCGGTGACCGCGGCAAGCTGAGCCTGCACGCCGTCATCGACGGCGAGGCCGGCGAGCTCGAGCCCCCCGAGGGCGAGCAGACCGAGCAGCGTCGTGAGCGCCGCGATCGCTCCGAGCGCCGCGAGCGTCGCCCCCGTACCCGCACCCGTCGCCGCCGTGACGACGAGCGCGAGGAGGGCGCTTCCGAGGAGTGA
- the rbfA gene encoding 30S ribosome-binding factor RbfA, with protein MADEARVRKVQERILQTVASMIGRHVKDPRLELITITDVRVTGDLQHASIFYTVLGDDEQREKAGRAFASAQGLFRSRVGKALGLRLTPTLEFIPDALPESAAALEDALAKAKAKDEAIAAASQGATYAGDADPYRHDDEEDEAEKDWA; from the coding sequence ATGGCTGACGAAGCTCGCGTTCGAAAGGTGCAGGAGCGAATCCTGCAGACCGTCGCGTCGATGATCGGACGCCACGTGAAGGATCCCCGGCTGGAACTCATCACCATCACGGACGTGCGAGTGACGGGTGACCTGCAGCATGCGTCCATCTTCTACACGGTGCTCGGCGACGACGAGCAGCGCGAGAAGGCCGGCCGCGCGTTCGCATCCGCGCAGGGGCTCTTCCGCTCGCGCGTGGGCAAGGCACTGGGTCTGCGCCTGACGCCGACCCTGGAGTTCATCCCCGACGCCCTGCCTGAGAGCGCCGCCGCGCTGGAGGACGCCCTAGCCAAGGCGAAGGCGAAGGACGAAGCCATCGCCGCGGCCTCGCAGGGAGCCACCTACGCCGGCGACGCCGACCCCTACCGTCACGACGACGAAGAGGACGAGGCCGAAAAGGATTGGGCCTGA
- a CDS encoding GNAT family N-acetyltransferase, producing MSSSVVPDRSVRPAQSGDARAIARLQCEAWCSLMGRDALDAQGITEEVLAAQWEATLGSPRPGGTALLVALHGNTIVGFALAGPDEGGIASDASAESGDAAVAATQVYELAVDRNFRRSGHASRLLSAVADLTSGQLRVWVGVDDEERQRFYTSAGFAPSGAARVLGDGPSQHMWWAQRD from the coding sequence GTGAGTTCTTCGGTGGTGCCTGATCGCTCCGTGCGCCCCGCTCAGAGCGGCGACGCGCGCGCCATCGCTCGCCTGCAGTGCGAGGCCTGGTGTTCCCTGATGGGTCGCGACGCCCTCGATGCTCAGGGCATCACGGAGGAGGTCCTCGCGGCACAGTGGGAGGCGACGCTGGGTTCTCCGAGACCGGGTGGCACCGCCCTCCTCGTTGCCCTGCACGGGAATACGATTGTCGGCTTCGCGCTTGCCGGTCCCGACGAGGGGGGGATTGCGTCGGACGCCTCCGCTGAGTCGGGTGACGCCGCGGTGGCCGCGACGCAGGTTTATGAGCTTGCGGTGGATCGTAACTTCCGGCGATCGGGGCACGCTTCGCGCCTGCTGTCGGCGGTGGCGGACCTGACGAGCGGCCAGTTGCGCGTGTGGGTCGGAGTCGACGACGAGGAGCGTCAGCGATTTTACACGTCTGCGGGTTTTGCCCCGTCGGGCGCGGCGCGCGTCCTGGGCGATGGACCCTCGCAGCACATGTGGTGGGCGCAGCGCGACTAA
- a CDS encoding DUF6273 domain-containing protein: MGDNGGVRVLLRRKTVRVGAVVLVLSLVLILGVVVRNAMRYGEAIARHEAGDAQGAYEIFRSLGGYGDAAQRAQALVAADPALPYRSASKGDTVSFGAYEQDGNVENGPEPIRWIVLDKIDGQLLLLSADVIEARQYHHVPFEEVTWEHSDLRAWMNADFYEAAFALDQRGLIATVHNDNADQSITGATGGAATDDRVFALSETESLIYLNTPAARSDIGAALASQHAAAGPLSVSEDGTADWWLRSPGTYGFATQFVDASGTPSLSGANVDLQYGVRPALWINVAGAGEEKR, translated from the coding sequence ATGGGAGACAATGGCGGCGTGAGGGTCCTACTTCGTCGGAAAACCGTGCGCGTCGGCGCGGTTGTCCTCGTGCTATCCCTCGTCCTCATCCTCGGCGTCGTCGTTCGCAATGCGATGCGTTACGGTGAGGCCATCGCTCGTCACGAGGCCGGGGACGCCCAGGGGGCCTACGAGATCTTCCGTTCTCTGGGTGGCTACGGCGATGCCGCGCAGCGCGCGCAGGCCCTCGTGGCCGCAGACCCGGCGCTACCGTACCGATCCGCCTCCAAGGGAGACACGGTGTCTTTCGGGGCCTACGAGCAGGACGGGAACGTGGAGAACGGTCCGGAGCCGATTCGGTGGATCGTTCTGGACAAGATCGATGGACAACTTTTGCTCCTGAGTGCCGATGTCATCGAGGCCCGTCAGTATCACCACGTGCCCTTCGAAGAGGTCACGTGGGAACACTCCGACCTGCGAGCGTGGATGAACGCAGACTTCTACGAGGCGGCATTCGCCCTCGATCAGCGTGGCCTCATCGCGACGGTGCACAACGACAACGCGGATCAGTCCATCACCGGCGCAACTGGCGGGGCCGCGACCGATGACAGAGTCTTTGCGCTGAGTGAGACCGAGAGCCTCATCTACCTCAACACCCCCGCCGCGCGCAGTGATATCGGTGCCGCGCTCGCCAGCCAGCACGCGGCCGCCGGTCCGCTGAGCGTCAGCGAGGACGGGACGGCCGACTGGTGGCTTCGTTCTCCCGGAACCTACGGATTCGCGACGCAATTCGTCGATGCTTCGGGCACGCCGTCGCTCAGCGGAGCGAACGTCGACCTGCAGTACGGGGTGCGTCCGGCCCTGTGGATCAACGTTGCGGGAGCCGGTGAGGAGAAGCGATGA
- a CDS encoding DUF4418 family protein yields MAKKDVIIPLVPAALSALLLAGGVTVFSACEQRPDGSWMHCHHCQNMVAGSAVGLIAMYGASALVKNKPARLVLLALAVIASVVVFFIPGGICPLCMMKTMRCHTVFQPFVRIMSVLVAGSGVGALVASWKKGSKPSA; encoded by the coding sequence GTGGCAAAGAAGGACGTTATCATTCCTCTCGTTCCCGCCGCTCTCAGCGCCCTGCTGCTCGCGGGAGGGGTGACCGTCTTCTCCGCGTGTGAGCAAAGGCCCGACGGCTCGTGGATGCACTGCCACCACTGCCAGAACATGGTGGCCGGCAGTGCCGTCGGCCTCATCGCAATGTACGGCGCGTCGGCCCTCGTCAAGAACAAGCCCGCCCGCCTGGTCCTCCTCGCGCTTGCGGTCATTGCCAGCGTCGTCGTGTTCTTCATCCCCGGCGGCATTTGCCCTCTGTGCATGATGAAGACGATGCGCTGCCATACGGTCTTCCAGCCCTTCGTGCGCATCATGAGTGTCCTGGTTGCCGGCAGCGGCGTCGGTGCGTTGGTCGCCTCCTGGAAGAAGGGTTCGAAGCCTTCCGCCTGA
- the dapB gene encoding 4-hydroxy-tetrahydrodipicolinate reductase, which produces MIRVAVTGAKGRMGSTVVAAVTDAPDMEVVALFDAGDTITAESVNGAQVAVDFSIPGVTESNVHALLDAGVDVVVGTTGWTDESYARVREHAESAGRAVLIAPNFAMGAVLAMKFAAMAAPYFESAEVIEMHHPAKVDAPSGTAVATARGIAKARAEAGLGEMPDATEIDELGSRGGRVDGIPVHAVRLRGLTASEEILLGNAGEQLVIRTDSFDRVSFMPGVLLGVRRVIGRTGLTIGLDQVMGL; this is translated from the coding sequence ATGATTCGCGTGGCAGTGACAGGAGCCAAGGGCCGTATGGGATCGACCGTCGTGGCTGCGGTGACGGATGCCCCGGACATGGAGGTCGTTGCACTCTTCGATGCGGGGGACACGATCACGGCCGAGAGTGTGAACGGCGCGCAGGTGGCTGTCGACTTCTCGATCCCCGGCGTCACCGAGTCCAACGTGCACGCGCTTCTCGATGCGGGCGTGGATGTCGTCGTGGGGACGACCGGCTGGACGGATGAGTCCTACGCGCGCGTGCGCGAGCATGCCGAGTCCGCTGGGCGCGCCGTCCTGATCGCCCCGAACTTCGCGATGGGTGCGGTGCTCGCCATGAAGTTTGCGGCGATGGCCGCTCCGTACTTTGAGTCCGCCGAGGTCATCGAGATGCACCACCCCGCCAAGGTGGATGCCCCCTCGGGTACCGCCGTGGCGACCGCGCGCGGCATTGCCAAGGCTCGCGCCGAGGCCGGCCTCGGCGAGATGCCCGACGCGACCGAGATAGACGAGCTGGGCAGCCGCGGCGGCCGGGTGGATGGGATTCCGGTCCACGCCGTGCGCCTGCGTGGCCTGACAGCCTCGGAGGAGATCCTCCTGGGTAACGCGGGCGAGCAGCTCGTCATCCGTACCGATTCCTTCGACCGCGTCTCCTTTATGCCCGGCGTTCTGTTGGGCGTGCGTCGCGTGATCGGCCGCACGGGGCTGACGATTGGCCTTGATCAGGTGATGGGCCTGTGA
- the truB gene encoding tRNA pseudouridine(55) synthase TruB, whose product MARRPDNPRPGLLVIDKPQGLTSHDVVSRVRRLAHTRKVGHGGTLDPMATGVLVIGIGKATKLLTWVSGHSKEYRATIRLGVATNTDDAEGIVTAAPGCESLSAADLESALASLRGDIMQVPSTVSAIKVNGKRAYALARAGEDVELAARPVRISRLEVLAPPRPAWCILDEPDPETAPDRAVPPGRVRVVDVDVVVECSSGTYVRALARDAGEALGVGAHLTALRRTRVGDVPLEAAMTLGELSAAVEAATAEGESDAEPILPLVPLGDAARTMFPSLHLSESEAGAFAHGQAPRRSRGELAQWVSEVGYCPQNAPEEEASPIAAVAPDGTVLGLLRIDAARLRTVLVF is encoded by the coding sequence ATGGCTCGTCGCCCCGATAATCCTCGTCCCGGCCTGCTCGTCATTGATAAGCCGCAGGGCTTGACCAGCCACGACGTGGTCTCGCGCGTGCGACGCTTGGCCCACACCCGCAAGGTGGGGCACGGCGGCACCCTGGACCCGATGGCCACGGGAGTCCTCGTCATCGGCATCGGGAAGGCGACGAAGCTGCTCACCTGGGTGAGCGGTCATTCCAAGGAGTATCGGGCGACGATCCGCTTGGGCGTCGCGACCAACACGGACGATGCTGAGGGCATCGTCACCGCTGCCCCCGGTTGTGAGTCGCTGAGTGCGGCGGACCTCGAGTCCGCGCTCGCTTCGCTGCGCGGCGACATCATGCAGGTTCCCTCGACCGTCTCGGCGATCAAGGTCAATGGCAAGCGCGCCTATGCCCTCGCCCGTGCAGGCGAGGACGTCGAGCTGGCCGCGCGCCCGGTGCGCATCTCGCGCCTGGAGGTCCTTGCACCCCCGCGCCCCGCGTGGTGCATCCTCGACGAGCCCGACCCTGAAACCGCTCCCGATCGCGCGGTCCCGCCAGGAAGAGTCCGGGTCGTGGACGTTGACGTCGTCGTCGAGTGCTCCTCGGGCACTTACGTGCGCGCCCTGGCGCGCGACGCTGGCGAGGCGCTCGGCGTGGGCGCGCACCTGACGGCGTTGCGCCGTACGCGCGTGGGGGACGTCCCGCTGGAGGCGGCAATGACGCTCGGCGAACTGAGCGCAGCCGTCGAGGCGGCAACCGCCGAAGGAGAGTCGGACGCGGAGCCGATCCTACCCCTCGTCCCACTCGGTGATGCGGCGCGCACCATGTTCCCCTCCCTCCACCTGTCCGAGTCCGAGGCCGGGGCCTTCGCGCACGGCCAGGCCCCCAGGCGCTCGCGTGGCGAGCTGGCCCAATGGGTGAGCGAGGTAGGCTACTGCCCGCAGAACGCCCCCGAGGAGGAGGCCTCGCCGATCGCCGCCGTCGCACCCGACGGCACCGTCCTGGGCCTGCTTCGCATCGACGCGGCGCGCCTGCGTACCGTCCTGGTTTTCTAG
- a CDS encoding M16 family metallopeptidase → MTPKPLPLDEARLSIEDGDTRIDRTILGAGTRVLTQAIPATKSVGVSLWVPVGSRDEGPRTAGSTHFLEHLLFKGTSKRSALDIAVAFDSVGGESNAETAREHTAYWARVRDADLDMAIETLADMVTDSRLDEGDFAMERGVILDELAMGEDSPTDTVHDAFQLAVHGDRPVGRPVGGTAQAIRDVERADVWEHYQAHYGPSSLIVAAAGNVDHDHVCERVQAALEGSPWDGRSASEPRPRRSTTVTPIDDHDKDITRRRDVTQAHVIIGCEGLSATDPAGPTMSVLLSVLGGSMSSRLFQEVREKRGLAYTTYAFDVAYSDTGTFGMYAGCSPDKVDEVEAIMRAQLEDLAGNGPTEEEMMRVRGQVRGGVVLGLEDNWSRMMRLGRSEIIGRYRPIDESLAEFDAVEVADVRSLAASLIAKLDCRALVLPAQ, encoded by the coding sequence ATGACGCCCAAGCCGCTGCCGCTCGATGAGGCCCGTCTGTCTATCGAGGACGGTGACACCCGTATTGATCGCACGATCCTGGGAGCCGGGACGCGCGTCCTGACCCAGGCTATTCCCGCGACGAAGAGCGTGGGCGTATCCCTGTGGGTTCCCGTCGGCTCGCGCGACGAGGGCCCCCGTACGGCCGGATCCACCCACTTCCTCGAGCATCTCCTCTTCAAGGGGACAAGCAAGCGCTCCGCCCTCGACATCGCCGTTGCCTTTGACAGCGTGGGCGGGGAGTCGAATGCGGAGACCGCACGCGAGCACACCGCCTACTGGGCGCGCGTGCGCGACGCGGACCTCGATATGGCGATCGAGACGCTGGCCGACATGGTCACCGACTCTCGTCTGGACGAGGGAGATTTCGCGATGGAGCGCGGCGTGATCCTCGACGAGCTGGCGATGGGGGAGGACTCGCCCACCGATACGGTTCATGACGCCTTCCAGCTGGCCGTCCACGGTGATCGTCCAGTCGGACGTCCTGTGGGGGGAACAGCTCAGGCGATCCGCGACGTGGAACGGGCCGACGTGTGGGAGCACTATCAGGCGCACTATGGCCCCTCGTCCCTCATCGTCGCTGCCGCAGGCAACGTCGACCACGACCACGTGTGCGAGCGCGTCCAGGCAGCTCTGGAGGGCTCGCCCTGGGACGGACGCAGCGCGTCCGAGCCCCGGCCTCGTCGATCCACGACGGTGACCCCGATTGACGATCACGACAAGGACATCACACGCAGGCGCGACGTGACCCAGGCGCACGTCATCATCGGCTGTGAGGGCCTGTCGGCCACGGATCCGGCGGGCCCCACGATGAGCGTTCTGCTGTCCGTCCTGGGTGGATCCATGTCCTCGCGTCTCTTCCAGGAGGTGCGTGAAAAGCGCGGACTGGCTTACACGACCTACGCCTTCGACGTCGCCTATTCCGATACCGGAACCTTTGGCATGTACGCGGGCTGCAGCCCCGACAAGGTCGACGAGGTCGAGGCCATCATGCGAGCCCAGCTGGAGGACTTGGCTGGCAATGGGCCCACCGAGGAGGAAATGATGCGCGTCCGCGGACAGGTGCGCGGCGGCGTCGTCCTGGGCCTGGAAGACAACTGGTCGCGCATGATGCGACTGGGACGCTCGGAGATTATCGGACGGTACCGTCCCATCGACGAGTCTCTCGCCGAGTTCGATGCGGTGGAGGTTGCCGACGTGCGCTCCCTGGCGGCATCCCTCATCGCCAAGCTGGATTGCCGCGCCCTCGTCCTGCCAGCGCAGTGA
- the dapA gene encoding 4-hydroxy-tetrahydrodipicolinate synthase, with amino-acid sequence MNNIPPRRFGSLAAAMVTPMTAGGEIDLQSAQRLAIKLVDEGCDTILLSGTTGESPTTHQPEKNDLTDAVREAVGDRAFILCGACSNDTAHAVRIGEGAQEHGADGIMIVSPYYNRPSQEGLRAHVRAVTDATDLPVMLYDIPGRTGIAFSDATLDILAQHPRILGVKDATGDVETGVERMHRTGLEYYSGDDGLNFAWMTGGASGFISVVAHVASAHYRRMIELLDTDQVWEARELSYSLRPLVHAIMGGGQGAVMAKYALWLQGVIDSPAVRLPMVGISDDEVSALRRALLAADLL; translated from the coding sequence ATGAATAACATTCCTCCCCGCCGCTTCGGTTCCCTCGCAGCCGCCATGGTCACGCCGATGACCGCCGGCGGTGAGATTGATCTGCAGTCCGCGCAGCGCCTCGCGATCAAGCTGGTTGATGAAGGCTGCGACACGATCCTGCTGTCCGGTACGACGGGCGAGTCGCCGACGACTCATCAGCCGGAGAAGAATGACCTGACGGATGCGGTGCGTGAGGCCGTGGGCGATCGGGCGTTCATTCTGTGCGGTGCCTGCTCGAATGACACTGCGCACGCGGTGCGCATCGGCGAGGGGGCTCAGGAGCATGGTGCGGATGGCATCATGATCGTCTCCCCGTACTACAACCGTCCCTCCCAGGAGGGCCTGCGCGCGCACGTGCGTGCCGTGACGGACGCGACCGACCTGCCCGTCATGCTCTACGACATCCCCGGTCGTACCGGCATCGCGTTTTCTGATGCAACGCTCGACATCCTGGCTCAGCATCCGCGCATCCTGGGCGTCAAGGACGCGACGGGCGACGTGGAGACCGGAGTGGAGCGCATGCACCGCACGGGCCTGGAGTACTACTCGGGTGATGACGGCCTGAACTTCGCGTGGATGACGGGCGGTGCCTCGGGCTTTATCTCGGTGGTTGCGCACGTTGCCTCGGCTCATTATCGTCGGATGATCGAGCTGCTTGACACCGACCAGGTGTGGGAGGCACGCGAGTTGTCCTACTCCCTGCGTCCCCTTGTGCACGCCATCATGGGTGGCGGTCAGGGTGCGGTCATGGCCAAGTATGCTCTGTGGCTCCAAGGCGTCATCGACAGTCCGGCCGTTCGCCTGCCGATGGTTGGCATCAGCGATGACGAGGTATCGGCGCTGCGCCGCGCGCTTCTGGCAGCCGATCTGCTCTGA